A stretch of Parus major isolate Abel unplaced genomic scaffold, Parus_major1.1 Scaffold792, whole genome shotgun sequence DNA encodes these proteins:
- the LOC107199481 gene encoding protein Hook homolog 2-like has translation MEGGPAPPQNLAAEILPAELRDTVTRLRRENRRLRLQRDQLWHRLEAAEPRTAQGRPREELSLPEETPEDLDELPEGEEEEEEEEEELEPSRVPRSGFRGSPSLPPQKPSVSPGDPPGTPPLAPVLQLLRNQLQEKDALIRHLENDWERSRAQREREERLLVTAWYNMGLALQRQEGGTASRGLSSGAQSFLAQQRLATVARRARTPHGRAPPS, from the exons GGACACGGTGACGCGGCTGCGGCGCGAGAACCGACGGCTGCGGCTGCAGCGGGaccagctctggcacag ACTGGAGGCCGCAGAGCCTCGGACAGCGCAGGGGAGGCCGCGGGAGGAG CTGTCGCTGCCGGAGGAGACCCCCGAGGATCT ggaTGAGCTGCcggagggagaggaggaagaggaggaggaggaggaagagctggagccCTCCAGGGTCCCGA GATCAGGATTTAGAGGTTCCCCGAGTTTGCCCCCACAAAAGCCCTCGGTTTCCCCCGGGGACCCCCCTGGCACTCCCCCCTTGGCCCCCGTCCTGCAGCTCCTCCGGAACCAACTGCAGGAGAAGGACGCGCTGATCCGGCACCTGGAG AACGACTGGGAGCGCAGCCGGGCGCAGCGGGAGCGCGAGGAGCGGCTGCTGGTCACCGCCTGGTACAACATG GGCCTGGCCCTACAGCGGCAGGAAGGAGGGACGGCGTCTCGGGGCCTCTCCAGCGGCGCTCAGTCCTTCCTGGCCCAGCAGCGCTTGGCCACGGTGGCCCGGCGAGCGCGGACCCCTCACGGCCGGGCTCCCCCCAGCTGA